The Flavobacteriales bacterium genome contains a region encoding:
- a CDS encoding RecQ family ATP-dependent DNA helicase → MLSPQEILKQYWGYDSFRSKQEDAIHSILDAKDTLTLLPTGGGKSICFQVPALMMEGICIVISPLIALMNDQVTALKAKNIRALAITSGMSFSELDIALDNCIYGNYKFLYLSPERLESDMVQQRLKKMNINLIAVDEAHCISEWGYNFRPSYLKIAEIREITTAPILALTATATPLVVKDIQEKLKFDYEHVISTSFYRDELSYVVLKQDDKDSKLIQILNRVKGTSIVYCRTRKETKRIHLLLSEYGITSHYYNAGLDVLERASKQKQWQLNHVRVMVATNAFGMGIDKNDVRLVIHNHLPFSLEAYFQEAGRAGRDRKLAYSILLYNDLDIHNLKKQINDHYPEIEIVRNVYQQIANYLGIAIGDGKHQEFPFHINEFCERYNLNQLQTYNVLKLLEKEDYIKLSEAIHQPSRLFIKVTHTELYQFQIANKQYDILLKILLRSYGSLFDNFTKIQENIIAKRAQLSTQEVKDFLTNLKQMDILDYIPQNSNPKLLMLKARVDSKYISLSKETLETRKANEEAKAASVIQYASNQYQCRSHVLQNYFGEKDNNRCGKCDVCLERNKLNINDQEFEAIMLAIQNLISQSPMHVDDIIMAIVEYREDKMVSVLQFLSDNGQIAMNDEQKLYWIY, encoded by the coding sequence ATGTTGAGCCCACAAGAAATTCTAAAACAATATTGGGGTTACGATTCTTTTCGAAGTAAGCAAGAGGATGCTATACATTCAATTCTTGACGCAAAAGATACCTTAACCCTTCTACCTACCGGTGGAGGAAAGTCTATTTGCTTTCAAGTTCCTGCACTTATGATGGAGGGTATTTGCATAGTTATTTCTCCCCTTATTGCTCTAATGAACGACCAAGTAACAGCTCTGAAAGCTAAAAACATACGTGCATTAGCAATTACTTCAGGAATGAGTTTTTCAGAATTAGACATTGCCCTAGACAATTGTATTTACGGCAACTATAAGTTTTTGTATTTATCACCAGAAAGACTAGAAAGTGATATGGTGCAACAACGTCTAAAAAAGATGAATATTAACTTAATAGCGGTAGACGAAGCGCACTGTATATCAGAATGGGGTTATAACTTTAGACCATCTTATTTGAAGATTGCCGAAATACGTGAAATTACAACTGCCCCAATTTTAGCCCTTACTGCAACTGCTACTCCATTAGTCGTAAAAGACATACAAGAGAAATTAAAATTTGATTATGAACATGTTATCAGCACAAGTTTTTATAGAGATGAATTATCCTATGTTGTCCTCAAACAAGATGACAAAGACAGCAAACTAATTCAAATCCTAAACAGAGTAAAAGGGACATCTATAGTTTATTGTAGGACTCGAAAAGAAACCAAACGAATTCATTTGCTACTTTCAGAATATGGAATTACATCACACTATTATAATGCAGGTTTAGATGTCTTGGAAAGAGCTTCAAAGCAAAAACAATGGCAACTGAACCACGTGAGAGTTATGGTGGCTACCAATGCCTTTGGTATGGGTATTGATAAAAATGACGTACGATTAGTTATCCACAACCACCTACCCTTCTCCTTAGAAGCCTATTTTCAAGAAGCTGGTAGAGCAGGGAGAGATCGAAAACTTGCATATTCCATACTGTTATACAACGATTTAGACATTCACAACCTAAAAAAACAAATAAATGATCATTATCCTGAGATAGAAATTGTAAGAAACGTATATCAACAAATTGCTAATTATCTAGGAATAGCCATTGGCGATGGCAAACATCAAGAATTTCCGTTTCATATCAACGAATTTTGTGAACGTTATAATTTAAATCAACTTCAAACTTACAATGTTCTTAAGTTGTTAGAAAAAGAAGATTATATCAAACTGAGTGAAGCCATTCATCAACCCTCACGCTTGTTTATTAAAGTTACCCATACCGAATTGTATCAATTCCAAATTGCTAATAAACAATACGATATTTTACTCAAAATACTATTACGTTCCTACGGCTCTCTATTCGATAACTTCACTAAAATTCAAGAAAACATTATCGCTAAAAGAGCTCAACTTTCTACTCAAGAAGTCAAAGATTTTCTGACTAACCTAAAGCAAATGGACATTTTAGATTATATCCCACAGAATAGTAATCCTAAACTGTTAATGCTAAAAGCAAGAGTAGATTCTAAATACATTAGTCTTTCTAAAGAAACATTAGAAACTAGAAAAGCAAATGAAGAAGCTAAAGCAGCCTCAGTCATACAATATGCTAGTAATCAATACCAATGCAGAAGTCATGTTTTACAAAACTATTTTGGCGAGAAAGACAACAATAGATGTGGCAAATGTGATGTCTGTCTTGAAAGGAATAAGTTAAATATTAATGACCAAGAGTTTGAGGCTATCATGTTAGCCATTCAAAACCTAATTAGTCAAAGTCCAATGCATGTAGATGACATCATTATGGCAATTGTTGAATACAGAGAAGATAAAATGGTTAGCGTACTGCAATTTCTTAGCGATAATGGACAAATAGCCATGAATGACGAACAAAAGCTATATTGGATTTACTAA
- a CDS encoding methionyl-tRNA formyltransferase, with the protein MGTPDFATESLKRLVENNFNVVGVVTAPDRPAGRGQKIKYSSVKAFALEQGLKILQPEKLKNTSFITDLESLKADLFVVVAFRMLPEVVWAMPSKGTFNLHASLLPNYRGAAPINWAVINGEKETGVSTFFIEKNIDTGNIIFQEKINITEDDTAGIIHDKLMHIGSELVCKTINAIENNQAPNVPQIDETASHAPKIFKADCKILWSESAIDIHNKIRGLSPYPTAWTSVDKDKTLKLFKSTYENTNHNLEIGKVVITNNKELKVAAHDGFVHIHELQLSGKKRMKTGDFLRGYNFEDIILQ; encoded by the coding sequence ATGGGTACACCCGATTTTGCTACTGAATCACTCAAGAGATTAGTAGAAAACAATTTTAATGTAGTCGGTGTAGTAACAGCTCCAGACAGACCTGCAGGTAGAGGTCAAAAAATTAAATATTCTTCGGTGAAAGCATTTGCTCTAGAACAAGGTTTAAAAATTCTTCAACCTGAGAAACTTAAAAACACTTCATTTATTACAGATTTAGAAAGCCTTAAGGCCGATTTATTTGTAGTTGTAGCATTTAGAATGTTACCCGAAGTCGTATGGGCTATGCCATCTAAAGGCACTTTCAATTTGCATGCATCATTATTACCAAATTATAGAGGTGCAGCCCCTATTAATTGGGCAGTTATCAATGGTGAAAAAGAAACGGGTGTTAGCACCTTTTTCATAGAAAAAAATATTGATACTGGTAATATCATTTTTCAAGAAAAGATAAATATTACTGAAGATGATACGGCTGGTATTATTCATGACAAACTAATGCATATAGGTAGTGAATTGGTATGTAAGACCATTAACGCTATTGAAAATAATCAAGCACCAAATGTGCCTCAAATTGATGAAACAGCCTCACACGCACCTAAAATATTTAAAGCAGATTGCAAAATATTATGGTCCGAAAGTGCTATTGATATTCACAATAAAATCAGAGGATTATCGCCATACCCTACAGCTTGGACTAGCGTAGATAAAGATAAAACCTTAAAACTGTTTAAATCGACTTATGAAAACACCAACCATAATTTGGAAATTGGAAAGGTGGTTATAACAAACAACAAAGAGTTAAAAGTGGCCGCTCATGATGGTTTTGTTCATATTCATGAATTACAATTATCTGGTAAAAAAAGAATGAAAACAGGAGATTTTCTTCGTGGATATAATTTTGAAGATATCATTTTGCAGTAA
- a CDS encoding RNA methyltransferase, translated as MEVLIDHFLKCITDERKALFEELIQKRTKYLTVVLENIYQPLNASAVLRSCDCFGIQDVHVIENYNEFKPDREVAMGASNWLTVNRYDKNDNNTLDCIQSLKNQGYRIVATSPHNSQTDLINFDLSKGKTALFFGTEVEGLSDVVLENADEHLHIPMYGFTESFNLSVSAAICLYEMRMKMEKEDIKWHMTEDEKNQVLLNWLRYSIDRSEIVEEDFLKNRLRC; from the coding sequence ATGGAAGTGCTGATTGACCACTTTTTAAAATGCATAACAGATGAGCGAAAAGCACTCTTTGAAGAGCTTATTCAAAAACGCACAAAATACCTTACCGTAGTATTAGAAAATATCTATCAACCCTTAAATGCAAGTGCTGTACTACGTTCCTGCGATTGCTTTGGCATACAAGATGTTCACGTCATAGAAAATTATAACGAATTCAAACCTGATAGAGAGGTAGCAATGGGAGCTTCTAATTGGCTAACAGTCAATCGTTATGATAAAAATGATAACAATACGCTCGATTGCATACAGTCTTTAAAAAATCAAGGCTACAGAATAGTAGCAACAAGTCCACACAACTCTCAAACAGACCTTATCAATTTTGACTTGTCAAAAGGCAAAACAGCTTTGTTTTTTGGTACTGAGGTAGAAGGTCTTAGTGATGTAGTTCTCGAAAATGCTGACGAACATTTACACATTCCTATGTATGGGTTTACTGAAAGTTTTAATTTATCCGTATCTGCAGCAATATGTCTTTATGAAATGCGAATGAAAATGGAAAAAGAAGACATCAAATGGCACATGACAGAAGATGAAAAAAATCAAGTTCTCCTAAACTGGCTACGCTATAGTATAGACCGCTCCGAAATTGTAGAAGAAGATTTCCTAAAAAATCGTTTAAGGTGCTAA
- the pdxH gene encoding pyridoxamine 5'-phosphate oxidase — MKSIKDLRTDYQKSELNVKDLTEEPITLFQQWLSEAITYSNDANAFVLSTVNRNGVPSSRVLLLRGATEKGFSFFTNYSSRKSQEIEVNPNVCMNFFWPEMERQVRINGSIRRLSEQESDDYFNSRPYESRIGAWCSPQSQVIESREVLENKIQELKKKYPNDVPRPENWGGYTIVPNEIEFWQGRASRLHDRFLYNKEGENWTINRLAP; from the coding sequence ATGAAAAGCATTAAAGACCTTAGAACTGACTATCAGAAAAGTGAGTTGAATGTTAAGGATTTAACGGAAGAACCCATAACATTATTCCAACAGTGGCTATCTGAAGCTATTACCTATTCAAATGATGCTAATGCTTTTGTGTTGTCGACTGTCAACAGAAATGGTGTGCCTAGTTCAAGGGTGTTGTTACTAAGAGGTGCCACAGAAAAAGGATTTAGTTTTTTCACCAATTATTCTAGTAGAAAGTCGCAGGAGATTGAGGTTAATCCTAATGTTTGTATGAATTTCTTTTGGCCAGAGATGGAACGTCAAGTCAGAATCAATGGCTCAATTAGAAGATTGTCAGAACAGGAATCTGATGACTATTTCAATAGCCGTCCTTATGAAAGTAGGATAGGGGCTTGGTGTTCGCCACAAAGTCAAGTGATAGAATCTAGAGAAGTTCTTGAAAACAAAATTCAAGAGTTAAAAAAGAAATACCCTAATGATGTGCCTAGACCAGAAAATTGGGGAGGCTATACCATTGTGCCTAATGAAATTGAATTTTGGCAGGGTAGAGCTAGTCGTTTGCACGATAGGTTTTTATACAACAAGGAAGGAGAAAATTGGACGATTAATCGCTTAGCACCTTAA
- a CDS encoding 4-hydroxy-3-methylbut-2-enyl diphosphate reductase yields MKKFEVPDFYRSNLIGAIKNQRKELDPKKKDFSPTIVDFGPVQIHLARHFGFCYGVENAIEISYKAIEENPDKNIYLLSQMIHNPIVNEDLLSRGLKFIMDTQGNQLIEWDKIKSDDVVITPAFGTTIEIQELLEKKNIKLETYDTTCPFVTRVWKKAESIGNDNYSIIIHGKHNHEETKATFSHSYQNAPSLIIKDLDEAKLLVDFIEEKRPEAEFYSTFEGKYSEGFDLKKDLEKIGVVNQTTMLASETEEISNFLKQFIIDKRGQENYKDFFADTRDTLCYATNENQKATYGLLEVPADLAIVVGGYNSSNTSHLVELCEKVLPTYFVKSEEEILSKETIRHFNYNDKTTSETNGFLPNKEKLKVIITSGASCPDAVVDRVLQKLLSYFDNKISVEEALANI; encoded by the coding sequence ATGAAAAAATTCGAAGTACCTGATTTTTATCGTTCCAATTTAATTGGAGCTATCAAAAACCAACGAAAAGAACTTGACCCTAAGAAGAAAGATTTCTCTCCAACAATTGTTGACTTTGGTCCTGTTCAAATTCACCTTGCTCGTCACTTTGGCTTTTGCTATGGTGTAGAAAATGCTATCGAGATATCCTATAAAGCTATCGAAGAAAATCCAGACAAGAACATTTATCTGCTAAGTCAAATGATACACAACCCCATTGTTAATGAAGACTTACTTTCTAGGGGCTTAAAGTTTATTATGGATACCCAAGGCAATCAATTGATAGAATGGGACAAAATCAAATCAGATGATGTAGTGATTACACCAGCATTTGGCACAACCATTGAAATACAAGAATTACTTGAAAAAAAGAATATCAAATTAGAAACTTATGATACCACTTGCCCATTTGTAACTCGTGTATGGAAAAAAGCCGAAAGTATTGGCAATGACAACTATTCCATAATCATTCATGGTAAACATAATCACGAGGAGACAAAAGCTACTTTTTCTCACTCCTATCAAAACGCACCCTCTCTAATCATAAAAGATTTGGACGAAGCTAAACTACTAGTCGATTTTATTGAAGAAAAAAGACCTGAAGCCGAATTTTATTCCACTTTTGAAGGAAAGTATTCTGAAGGCTTTGACCTTAAAAAAGATTTAGAAAAGATAGGAGTGGTCAATCAAACAACTATGTTGGCTAGTGAAACAGAAGAGATTTCAAACTTCTTAAAGCAATTCATTATCGATAAGAGAGGTCAAGAAAATTACAAAGACTTTTTTGCTGACACTAGAGATACGCTTTGTTATGCTACAAACGAGAATCAAAAAGCTACTTACGGTTTATTGGAAGTACCTGCTGATTTAGCTATTGTTGTGGGTGGATACAATAGTTCTAACACCTCTCACCTCGTAGAGCTTTGTGAAAAAGTTTTACCAACATATTTTGTAAAGTCTGAGGAGGAAATTCTTTCTAAAGAAACAATAAGACATTTCAATTACAACGATAAAACAACCTCTGAAACAAATGGGTTTCTACCCAATAAAGAAAAACTGAAAGTTATTATCACATCAGGTGCTTCATGCCCAGATGCTGTAGTTGACAGAGTTTTGCAGAAATTATTATCCTATTTTGATAACAAAATATCGGTTGAAGAAGCTTTAGCCAATATTTAG
- a CDS encoding (d)CMP kinase produces MKKINIAIDGHSSCGKSTLAKQLSKHYAYIYVDTGAMYRAVCLYALKNDIMNDGIIDEAALIDSLDNINVSFNYNDERSISETFLNGVNVENEIRSLWISENVSKISKLKEVRQKMVAIQQAIGENKGVVMDGRDIGSVVFPNAELKLFITASVDERARRRSLELKDASLEDIKKNLLSRDYDDSTREENPLVIMDDAIQIDNTNLSIDEQFNLALSYCQKAMDD; encoded by the coding sequence ATGAAAAAAATAAATATTGCTATTGATGGCCATTCTTCATGTGGTAAAAGCACATTAGCTAAACAGCTTTCCAAACACTATGCATACATTTATGTAGATACAGGTGCTATGTACAGAGCAGTTTGTCTTTATGCTTTGAAAAACGATATAATGAATGATGGTATTATTGATGAAGCAGCATTAATAGATTCTTTAGACAATATAAATGTATCATTCAATTATAATGATGAAAGGTCTATTTCTGAAACCTTTTTAAATGGTGTCAATGTAGAAAATGAAATTCGTAGCTTATGGATTTCTGAAAATGTGAGTAAGATTAGCAAGTTAAAAGAAGTACGCCAGAAAATGGTGGCTATACAGCAAGCAATAGGGGAAAATAAAGGAGTAGTAATGGATGGAAGAGATATTGGTTCTGTAGTATTTCCAAATGCAGAATTGAAGTTATTTATTACTGCCTCAGTTGATGAACGTGCTAGAAGAAGGTCATTAGAACTTAAAGACGCTAGTCTTGAGGATATCAAGAAGAACCTACTGAGCAGAGATTATGACGATAGTACCCGCGAAGAAAATCCTCTAGTGATAATGGACGATGCCATCCAAATAGACAATACCAATTTGAGCATTGATGAACAATTCAATTTAGCTCTAAGTTATTGTCAGAAAGCTATGGATGACTAA
- the porQ gene encoding type IX secretion system protein PorQ — MRIVVLFLLYVISFTFVKAQNSSSSYAALDLPLSARHAVLNEPVSLYSQDLESGIFNPAMLNKKMEKQLSLNFVDYFSDINFVSAAYALPLRDFGTIGISVKSIGYGEFTETDFTSQSLGTFGANEQIISVGLGKELSERWSVGASVKTLFSNLQDYQSAALASDLAIAYKKEDKNFSMSFLARNYGKQISTYASTEEILPFQLDFGLSKRLEHLPFLITMNYKNIQKWDLTSIYESANNDLNENASSEEINFTNKLFRHIDVGGELSIGKHIQLRMGYNPKRRQELKVDSYLGMVGFSWGLGIKISHFKINYGRSTYHLHGSPNYFSFSTDFSKFYKQK; from the coding sequence ATGAGAATTGTTGTTTTATTTCTTTTATATGTCATTAGTTTTACATTCGTAAAAGCTCAAAATTCTTCATCGTCGTATGCAGCATTGGATTTACCTCTCTCAGCCCGTCATGCTGTTTTAAACGAACCTGTTTCATTATATTCACAAGACTTAGAGTCAGGCATTTTTAATCCTGCCATGTTGAATAAGAAAATGGAAAAGCAGTTGTCATTGAATTTTGTCGATTATTTCTCTGATATCAACTTTGTTTCTGCTGCTTATGCACTTCCTTTACGTGACTTTGGTACAATAGGTATTTCTGTTAAATCTATTGGCTATGGTGAATTTACGGAAACGGATTTTACTTCTCAATCCCTAGGTACTTTTGGAGCAAATGAACAAATCATCTCTGTGGGCTTAGGAAAAGAACTTAGTGAGCGATGGTCAGTTGGAGCAAGTGTTAAAACATTATTTTCTAATCTTCAAGATTATCAATCGGCAGCACTTGCAAGTGACTTGGCCATAGCCTATAAAAAAGAGGATAAAAACTTTTCAATGTCTTTTCTTGCCAGGAACTATGGAAAACAAATAAGTACTTATGCTAGTACTGAGGAAATATTGCCATTTCAATTGGATTTTGGATTGTCTAAACGCTTAGAACATTTGCCATTCCTTATTACAATGAATTATAAGAATATTCAGAAATGGGATTTAACATCTATTTATGAAAGTGCCAATAATGACTTGAATGAGAACGCTAGTTCTGAAGAAATTAACTTTACAAATAAGCTTTTTCGACACATTGATGTTGGTGGTGAGCTAAGTATTGGTAAACATATTCAATTAAGAATGGGGTACAACCCCAAGCGTAGGCAAGAACTTAAAGTAGATTCATATCTAGGAATGGTAGGTTTTTCATGGGGTTTGGGTATAAAAATATCACACTTTAAAATAAATTACGGAAGATCAACTTATCACTTGCACGGTTCACCAAATTACTTTTCCTTTAGCACAGATTTTTCCAAGTTCTACAAACAAAAATGA
- a CDS encoding DUF3575 domain-containing protein — protein sequence MKKITLILCLSMASTFVFSQDVLVKISPFHFLDGTVYATYERALNNNNSFALSGGYRLSDNGDEYGWMGEIQLRKYIFKPAINSSSESSLAGVYAGLYANGKYFVEQYEKYYYYNNIYSSTNHDYDIKQVEGGVLMGIQLIFSEKLSLDLFAGGGLRNSQFDNKPLDIDFYSPDRGYTGIVPKIGFDIGVSF from the coding sequence ATGAAAAAAATTACTCTTATTCTTTGCCTTTCTATGGCATCCACTTTTGTATTCTCGCAAGATGTTTTAGTAAAAATTAGTCCTTTCCATTTTTTAGATGGTACTGTTTATGCTACATATGAAAGAGCGTTAAACAATAATAATTCATTTGCTTTATCAGGTGGTTACAGACTATCGGATAATGGTGATGAATATGGTTGGATGGGTGAAATCCAGCTAAGAAAATATATTTTCAAACCTGCTATTAATAGCTCTAGCGAATCTAGTCTAGCTGGTGTGTATGCAGGATTGTATGCCAACGGTAAATACTTTGTTGAACAATATGAAAAATACTATTACTACAACAATATTTATAGTAGTACAAATCACGATTACGATATTAAACAAGTAGAGGGTGGCGTATTAATGGGAATTCAACTCATATTTTCAGAGAAACTTTCTTTAGACTTATTTGCTGGTGGTGGTTTGCGTAATTCTCAATTTGATAACAAGCCTTTAGACATAGATTTCTATTCTCCTGATAGAGGCTATACAGGAATAGTTCCAAAAATAGGTTTCGACATAGGGGTGTCATTTTAA
- the lon gene encoding endopeptidase La, with translation MKKDMFLDSFAGANFDDESDFFPLLSSVDEEKINKEEVPKSLAILPLRNTVLFPGVIIPITVGRDKSVKLIKEVYKGSKTIGVVSQKKFDIEDPSFGDLNTIGTVAHIMKMLRMPDGNITVIIQGRKLIELQEMVQEEPYLKATVAELSEEKPEKDDEQFIALVDSIKDIALQIVKESPNIPSEAQLAIQNIESPSYLVNFVCSNMDVDMKKKQDLLEVFNLKSRSQETLEIISKELQRLEMKNEIQHKVKHDLDQQQREYFLNQQLKAIQEELGGSADQEIEEMRTRAKSKKWNKEVSDNFEKEIKKLQRINPAMADYSVQRAYLELFLDLPWNEYTKDNFDLDKAKKILDRDHFGLEKVKERILEHLAVLKLKGDMKAPILCLYGPPGVGKTSLGKSIAEALGRKYERVSLGGLRDESEIRGHRKTYIGAMPGRIIKSIKKANSSNPVFVLDEIDKITRDSHGDPSSAMLEVLDPEQNSSFHDNYLEVGYDLSKVMFVATANSLSSIQPALRDRMEIIEINGYTIEEKVQIAKKHLLPKQIKEHGLKNSDLKLSNKVFESVIDGYTRESGVRGLDKMVAKLVRYAAKSIAMEQDYNHSPDISDLKEILGAAPFDKERHLNNDIPGVVTGLAWTAVGGDILFIESSKSAGKGKMSITGNLGNVMKESSTIAMQYIKSHAKELGINPDDLNTNDVHLHVPEGATPKDGPSAGITMLTALVSLFTGKKVKAKLAMTGEITLRGKVLAVGGIKEKILAAKRAGVKEIILCEQNKKDVDEINERYLKGLSFHYVSKMNDVINIALI, from the coding sequence ATGAAAAAAGACATGTTTTTAGATTCTTTTGCTGGGGCAAATTTTGATGACGAATCGGATTTCTTTCCACTACTTAGTAGCGTTGATGAGGAGAAAATAAATAAGGAAGAAGTCCCTAAATCCTTAGCTATTTTACCTCTTAGAAATACGGTTCTTTTCCCTGGTGTAATAATTCCCATAACAGTTGGAAGAGATAAATCAGTTAAGCTTATTAAGGAGGTTTACAAAGGTTCTAAAACGATAGGAGTTGTATCTCAAAAGAAGTTTGATATAGAAGACCCAAGCTTTGGTGATTTAAACACTATCGGTACAGTGGCACACATTATGAAAATGTTACGAATGCCAGATGGAAATATCACTGTTATTATTCAAGGTAGAAAATTAATTGAGCTACAAGAAATGGTTCAAGAAGAACCTTATTTGAAAGCTACCGTTGCTGAGTTATCTGAAGAAAAACCTGAAAAGGATGATGAGCAATTTATCGCCCTTGTTGATTCGATAAAAGATATTGCTTTGCAAATTGTTAAAGAATCTCCTAACATTCCTTCAGAAGCTCAATTAGCAATTCAAAATATAGAATCCCCTTCTTATTTAGTCAACTTTGTTTGTTCCAATATGGATGTTGACATGAAAAAAAAGCAGGATTTACTTGAGGTCTTTAATTTAAAAAGTCGTTCGCAAGAAACACTGGAAATTATTAGCAAAGAATTGCAACGCCTTGAGATGAAAAATGAAATTCAACACAAGGTTAAACACGACTTAGACCAACAACAGAGGGAATATTTTCTAAATCAACAACTCAAAGCCATACAAGAAGAATTAGGAGGTTCGGCAGATCAAGAAATTGAGGAAATGCGTACTAGAGCTAAATCTAAAAAATGGAACAAAGAGGTGTCTGATAATTTTGAAAAAGAAATCAAAAAATTACAGCGTATTAATCCTGCTATGGCAGATTACTCTGTACAAAGAGCCTACCTTGAATTATTTTTGGATTTACCTTGGAACGAATACACAAAAGATAATTTTGATTTAGATAAAGCTAAAAAAATATTAGATAGAGACCATTTTGGTCTTGAAAAAGTTAAAGAACGTATCCTAGAACATCTAGCCGTATTGAAACTCAAAGGCGATATGAAAGCACCTATTTTGTGTTTATATGGTCCGCCGGGTGTAGGTAAAACGTCTTTAGGGAAGTCTATTGCTGAAGCCCTAGGTAGAAAATACGAGCGTGTTTCACTTGGTGGATTACGTGATGAGTCTGAAATCAGAGGTCATCGTAAAACGTATATCGGGGCAATGCCGGGTAGAATTATTAAATCCATTAAAAAGGCCAATTCTTCTAATCCTGTATTTGTACTAGACGAAATAGATAAGATTACAAGAGATTCGCATGGAGATCCTTCTTCGGCAATGCTTGAAGTTCTAGACCCTGAGCAAAATAGCTCATTTCACGATAATTATTTAGAGGTAGGATATGACTTATCTAAAGTTATGTTTGTGGCAACTGCTAATTCCTTATCAAGTATTCAACCTGCTCTAAGAGATAGAATGGAAATTATAGAGATAAACGGTTATACTATTGAAGAAAAAGTGCAGATTGCTAAAAAACACCTACTTCCTAAACAAATCAAAGAACATGGTTTAAAAAACTCTGATTTAAAGTTAAGTAATAAAGTTTTTGAATCTGTTATAGATGGCTACACAAGAGAATCTGGAGTTAGAGGTCTTGATAAAATGGTTGCCAAATTGGTTCGCTATGCTGCCAAATCCATAGCAATGGAACAAGACTATAATCATAGTCCTGACATATCGGATTTAAAAGAAATACTTGGTGCTGCTCCATTTGATAAAGAACGTCATTTGAACAATGATATTCCTGGAGTAGTAACAGGCTTAGCTTGGACGGCTGTAGGAGGAGATATATTATTTATAGAAAGCAGTAAAAGTGCGGGAAAAGGTAAAATGAGTATTACTGGAAACCTTGGTAATGTGATGAAAGAATCTTCCACAATTGCTATGCAATACATAAAGTCTCACGCTAAAGAATTAGGTATAAATCCTGATGACTTAAATACAAATGATGTTCATCTTCATGTTCCTGAGGGAGCAACTCCAAAAGATGGCCCTTCAGCGGGTATTACAATGCTTACGGCTTTAGTGTCCTTATTTACAGGAAAAAAAGTCAAAGCTAAGTTAGCGATGACGGGAGAAATAACATTAAGAGGTAAAGTACTAGCTGTAGGCGGTATAAAAGAGAAAATACTCGCTGCTAAAAGGGCAGGGGTTAAAGAAATTATTCTTTGCGAACAAAATAAAAAAGATGTTGACGAAATTAACGAGCGATATTTGAAAGGGTTGAGTTTTCATTATGTCAGTAAAATGAATGATGTTATTAACATTGCCCTTATCTAA